The nucleotide window GACAACGCTTATGAAATGTCATTATTGCCTGTCTAGCTTTCAAATAAGATAGTAAATTCTTTTCTAAAGATTCATTATAGATAACAAATCTTTCTTTAATTACCTTTGCCCAAAACTGTTATAACCCGATTCTCGAAATCAAAATCATAAACATTTAAGTTCTCGAATTCTTTCAGTCTTATCCCTGTGCTATACAAAAAATCAAATAAAAATTCTTGATATCCCGTAGTTTCGTTGTTAGAATCAAATGTTTTATAGATTTCCGCAATTTCTTGCTCATATAATACTTTCATATTTTTAACTGCAGTTATTTTTATGCCTGATGATCTGAAATAATTTCCAGTATCAAGCACTTTAAAATCAATTAAATAATTATAAAAGCGTTCTAATACATTGACATAATTATACATTGTATTTGTTGATAATCTTTCTCTCATATCACTTAATATTTCTCTATACTCGTTTTGGTTAATTTCAATCGAATCGACTTTTTCGAATAACTCTCTTGTAATTATAGTTAAATTATTATCTATCGTTCTCTCTGTTAAATTTTTGCTAAATAAATAATTTCTGTATTGTCTAAGCAAGTGCGAATCTTCCATAACGCAATCCCCTTCTTGTTTGATTATTTAGCTGTCAGTATGATATTATTTTGATGTGAAGTCCTCTACAATACCTTAGTTCCCGCTTCGGTGTCAAGGGACTTCTTTTTTTAACCGCCTAAAACAATTGATGCAAATACACTAACAACAGTTTGTAATAAAATCATTTTTAATCCCCTCCTTTGTACTAATATTAACATGTATTTTAATAAAATATTCACTTTGTTTACTATCCGAACATTCATATTTTGTCCACAGACTTATGCAAATGTTTCTATATAATTATTATATTAAGTGCAATATGAGCAAAAAGGAGCTAACAACATGAGTGAAAACAAAACTATCGGTGAAGCTTTGAGAGATATACGAAAAATAAAAGGCTTTACTCAAAATGAAATAGTCACTAATAATTTAAGTCGTTCAACGATTGCTAAAATTGAAACCAATTTAATCAACCCCACCTACAATCGAATCATCATTTTTTGCAAGCAAATTAATGTATCCTTAGAAGAAGTAATCTATTACCAGCACAACTACTCTGTAGATGTAATGTGATTACTATTTTCACTGAAACTGAATCAGTTGATTTAGCAAGAAAAGAAGTTGAATTCATCTGGGAGAGATTAGAAAAACAAGATGAATGGTTTCATCACGATATATTAATTTTAGCTCACATTATTTTCGTCTTTGAAAATGAAACATTAGAATTAGTTGCAAATAAATTAATGAATGAAATTGATAAATTTTCATATTTTATCAATTACAAACGCCTTAAAATGGGGCTGGTATTTAATTTGGCTCTTTTTTTTGAAATTTGCAGGTAAAGTAGAAGAAACTATTAAGTATATAGAAATAGGAATTCAATTAGCTACTGATATAGATAATTTATCTGTAAAGTATCTTGGTTATCATAGAAAGGCAGAATATCTTCTGTTCAAAGGTAAAATAGAACAAGCAGAATCTCTTCACAATACAGCTCTTTCTTTCTTTAAGTTTATTGATGATGAAGCAATGTATAATGATATAAAAAGTGACTGGGGAAAATCTTATCAGCAGTTTAATATTAAAATATAAACACAAAATAAAAAAAGAAAGACCGCGATTTTTATATCGAGCTCTTTCTTTTTTTATTATTAATTAGCATTCTACTCCCCAATACATTTCTGGGTATAATTCATCCAATAACTTTCCATCTAGTTTAGCTTTTTGAAATAATTCATCCAATGAATGGAAATCTTGACAATATGTACCATCATCTTTTGCTAAGCTACTTCCTCCGTTTGCATCATGACTAATCCAATAGTCAGTGTCATTATAAACGAATAGATATTCTTCTCCCATATACAAGCCTTCTTTGAATAACTTATATTTCTTTTCATCCATTTGATCCAACTCCAATACTTAATAATCTTTACCTCTATTACCTTTTGAATCAAAATTATGTCTATGCGGTACTTTAGGATGGGCTTTTGCATTCCCATGATTTGTATAATCTATATCCATTTGAGCTTTTCCGTTTTTATCATAATAACGTCTTTGTTTTACCTTTTTACCATCGTAAAAATCCTTTGATGAATATGCTTTACCAGTTTTAGGTAGGGACGTAACTTTCTTTGATTTTGTTACAGATGAATGATTTGCTGTTTTTGAACCTTTTGATTTTGCTGTAGAATAAGCTTGTGAAACAGTGGGTTTCGGTTTTGGCTTTGGTTTTGCTGAACCACCACCAGGTTTAAGTCTAGCTCCACCACCACCAGCTAATCCCGGTCCAGAACTTCCTTCATGTACAACATTTTTCGCAACTACTATATTTTCAAAGCAAACTAGCGAAAATAATATTAGTAGCATAAGACTTAGAGGCATTAGTTGTTTTATTTTTCTCATGTTATCTCTCCTTATTTATATGTATTTTCAGTTAATTTTAACATAAATAAATAAATAAATTAAAACTCAAATCTTTAAATTTGTCAAAAAATATCCATAATTCAACTGTGATAAATAGTAAAAAATAACATTTTTTATCTTTAATAGATAAAAAGTTATCATTTAAAGGGAAATAAAAAAAGAGACCTTCTAACTTATTAAACTAGAAGGTCTTTGTATGTTTTGTTCATAAAGATATATTCCGTCTTGCTTCCTAAGCTGTTTTCTCAATATCTCCGAACTTCAGCTGGTACATAATCGATTATAAATTGGTTGATTTCTTTTAGTGAATTTGAAAAGAGCGTCTTATCTCTGTCTGTTTGAGTGAGAAAATCATTTTTTACCATGTTGTCATATAAATCTCTTAAAGGCTCATAAAAACCATTTTCATTAAATAAAATACAAGGGTTGGGATTTTGTCCAATTCTTGACCAAGAGATCATTTCGGTGATTTCTTCTAGCGTGCCAGGTCCTCCTGGTAGTGCGATACAAACATCCCCTAGATCAAGCATTTTTTGCTTTCGTTCAGCCATCGTATGGACAGAATACATCTTGGTTAAATTCGTATGTGCTAGTTCTCGCTCCATTAAGAACTGAGGCATTACGCCGATTACTTCTCCTTCCCCTTTGATTACAGTATCAGCAATAACACGCATCAGCCCTATTTTGCCTCCACCGTATACTAGTGTATGTTTTTGTTCAACAATCCACTCACCTAGCTTTTTTGCAGCTTGTTGATAAGCCGGATCATTTCCTTTGCTTGCTCCACAATAGACAACGATATTCAAATAAGTTCATTCCTTTCGTTTAACCATAGCTTAGTTTCTATAAAATGCGTTCAAATACTTCTCCATATACTTCTCTTTATGTTGTGAATTGTATTGTGTGATAAAACGCGGATGTTCTAATGGGATAATTGTATGGAAAAATTGATACTCATCGTTTATTTTCGATAAGAAATTGTAATTTTCCCCGCTTCCTATACAGTAACATATGGAGGTGTCCATTCCGAACTCTATTTGGCTACGGATGGATTGGATGATAAATGGGGATAAAATTGCTTGTATTTTTTTATTTTCGTAGTAATTGCAATTTACTTCTTTTCCTTTTGAATTGACTCTTACTACACCTAGTGGACAGACAAAATTCATATAGAAGTTTGTATAAAACTTCTGACAACCGCCATACGCACTAATAACATCATATAAAAATCCAGATGATGACTGATTTATGTAAAATTTTTCTATAAAAATACCTGTCTCATTTTGGAGGTGTTTGGCATCTTCAAATGGTACCCCGGTTAACGCAGATCCTCGACGTGCTGGCGAGCTACCGAGTATGAGACGACGGGGCTTATTATCGTTATAATATTTTTGGTAAAATGCTGCTGTTATTTCACTTACTAGGTTTTTTTGGTCACCATTATATGGATTGATAAGCCTAAATCCTGTTGGTAACTCCATTGTCGTAAGCGAAAGCGCTTCATTAAACTGTAGAATTTGGTTAGCCAATGTTTTGTTTTGCTTCATGTAATACAGTCCCCTCGATGATGTAGTTTAATATATTATAATATAAATCTTAACATAAGTATCAAATGAATAAAAAATAAGTAAAACCTAGATTGCAGGCTTTACTTATTTAGATCAATTTCTTGCAAATGCTTGAATAAGCAAAATTTATTTTCTGCTTACTTTATTTTGCTGTTTTTTCTGCGGAACAACCAAATTCCGGTTAGAAGAAGCATGATGCCAGTAAGGAGTAACGTTGTGTTCCATGTGTCCCCTGTTTCTGGTATGTTTTTCTTGTTTTTGGAAGAGACATTGTTGTTATTATTTTGATTATTGCCTTTTCCTGGAGTAATCACAACCGTTGACTTGTCCTCTTGAATAGTTACTTGAATGATTTTCTTGGTAACATTACCAGATGAATCAGTCGCGGTAATCGTCACTTTATAGGTGCCTGCTTGGTTCCAGTTGACTGCTTTGTTAAGATTTGTTGTAATGGTCACATCTCCATTATTGTCCGTCGCACTTGCACCAATATCTTGCAGGAATTGGATCTCGGACACCGTTTTGCCATTAGGATAACTGATTTTATCTTTAGTGACCATTAATTTCGGTAAAATAGTATCGACTACTTGTACTGTCGTAGTTAATGTGTTCGCAGTGTTACCAGCTTGGTCATTCACCATGAAGTAAACATGATACGTGCCGAGTTTCGCTAAATTGATTTCACTCGCATCCACTTGAATTTCATTTGTATCATCCCCATCGACAATATCGTTTGCTTGGATACCAAAGAAAGTCAGCCAGTTTGGTGCTTTCGTGTTGATTTCTATTTGTTTGGTTGTTTTAGTTGTGGTGAAGCTTGGTGCGGTCGTG belongs to Listeria ivanovii subsp. ivanovii and includes:
- a CDS encoding uracil-DNA glycosylase family protein, whose protein sequence is MKQNKTLANQILQFNEALSLTTMELPTGFRLINPYNGDQKNLVSEITAAFYQKYYNDNKPRRLILGSSPARRGSALTGVPFEDAKHLQNETGIFIEKFYINQSSSGFLYDVISAYGGCQKFYTNFYMNFVCPLGVVRVNSKGKEVNCNYYENKKIQAILSPFIIQSIRSQIEFGMDTSICYCIGSGENYNFLSKINDEYQFFHTIIPLEHPRFITQYNSQHKEKYMEKYLNAFYRN
- a CDS encoding tyrosine-type recombinase/integrase, encoding MEDSHLLRQYRNYLFSKNLTERTIDNNLTIITRELFEKVDSIEINQNEYREILSDMRERLSTNTMYNYVNVLERFYNYLIDFKVLDTGNYFRSSGIKITAVKNMKVLYEQEIAEIYKTFDSNNETTGYQEFLFDFLYSTGIRLKEFENLNVYDFDFENRVITVLGKGN
- a CDS encoding helix-turn-helix domain-containing protein; the protein is MSENKTIGEALRDIRKIKGFTQNEIVTNNLSRSTIAKIETNLINPTYNRIIIFCKQINVSLEEVIYYQHNYSVDVM